A window of Costertonia aggregata contains these coding sequences:
- a CDS encoding SpoIIAA family protein has translation MGWGETQKLIVERNLDIGRFRFYENITVGEIKEGVHVTFESAVLPLQIAEQIYGDHKPVVYISNRINSYSIDPIGYYEAIKLFPNLKAFAIVSNKRHRKMLASLEKLFMRKPIRVFDTVDEAFEWAAQLLENDGLHQKLST, from the coding sequence ATGGGCTGGGGCGAGACACAAAAACTTATTGTTGAACGTAATCTTGATATCGGAAGGTTTCGGTTTTATGAGAATATTACCGTTGGCGAGATAAAAGAAGGTGTTCATGTTACCTTTGAAAGCGCAGTACTGCCCCTACAAATTGCCGAGCAGATTTATGGCGACCATAAGCCGGTCGTTTATATTTCAAATCGCATCAACTCTTATTCTATTGATCCCATAGGCTATTATGAGGCCATCAAATTATTTCCCAACCTAAAGGCGTTCGCCATCGTGTCGAACAAGCGACATAGAAAAATGTTAGCTTCGCTCGAAAAACTGTTCATGCGGAAACCTATTCGTGTTTTCGATACCGTGGATGAGGCTTTTGAATGGGCGGCACAACTCTTGGAAAATGACGGATTACATCAAAAATTATCGACTTAA
- a CDS encoding 1-deoxy-D-xylulose-5-phosphate synthase: MKLLNTIHSPADLRKLKKSELPELAQEVRAFIIDIVSAKEGHLGASLGVVELTIALHYIFDTPTDKLIWDVGHQAYGHKILTGRKEKFDTNRQLGGISGFPKRNESTYDDFGTGHSSTSISAILGMAIASKLKGALQKQHIAVIGDASIASGMAFEGLNHLGVTHTNVLIILNDNTIGIDPSVGALKKYLTNVKKGIAKDENIFECLNLTYSGPVDGHNIDILIAELERLKSVPGPKLLHVITTKGKGLQKAEENQVAYHAPGKFDKNTGELIHKATLQKEPPKYQDVFGHTLVELAKKNQKIIGITPAMPTGSSLKYMMEEIPDRAFDVGIAEQHAVTMAAGMVAEGLVPFCTVYSTFLQRAYDQVIHDVALQGLPVIFCLDRAGLVGQDGATHHGVFDIAFLRCIPNLIVFCPLNESELRNIMYTAQLGLKNPIAIRYPRGRGVTLDWRTNFEKINIGTAKEIKKGTKIAILSVGHIGNRISEIIEQAAFTKEIGHYDMRFVKPLDTDMLNTVFKKYESIITVEDGCKKGGFGTAVLEYASEMNFKNTIKILGIDDTFVEHGTVEELYKIVGLDDESIKKQIENLLKQ, from the coding sequence ATGAAACTGTTAAACACCATTCATTCCCCTGCTGACCTTCGCAAACTAAAAAAAAGCGAACTCCCCGAACTTGCCCAAGAAGTAAGGGCCTTTATCATTGATATCGTTTCCGCAAAGGAAGGCCATTTAGGTGCCAGTTTGGGCGTTGTGGAATTGACCATTGCCCTGCATTATATTTTTGATACTCCGACCGATAAACTCATTTGGGATGTAGGACATCAAGCCTACGGACATAAAATACTGACCGGTAGAAAAGAAAAATTCGATACGAACAGACAACTTGGTGGAATAAGCGGTTTCCCCAAACGAAACGAAAGTACATACGATGATTTTGGAACGGGGCACAGCTCAACATCTATTTCCGCTATTCTGGGAATGGCGATAGCTTCCAAATTAAAAGGGGCGCTACAAAAACAACATATTGCGGTCATCGGCGATGCCTCCATTGCCAGTGGCATGGCCTTTGAAGGGCTGAACCATCTTGGCGTGACCCATACCAACGTTCTCATTATTTTGAACGACAACACCATTGGTATAGACCCCAGTGTTGGGGCCCTGAAAAAATATCTGACCAACGTAAAAAAGGGCATAGCCAAGGATGAAAACATATTTGAATGCCTTAATCTCACATATTCAGGGCCTGTTGATGGGCATAATATAGATATATTGATTGCCGAACTGGAACGATTAAAATCAGTGCCAGGACCTAAATTATTGCACGTCATCACCACAAAAGGAAAAGGACTTCAAAAGGCCGAGGAAAATCAAGTGGCCTATCATGCCCCCGGTAAATTTGATAAAAATACGGGCGAGTTGATACATAAAGCCACTTTACAGAAAGAACCGCCAAAATATCAAGATGTGTTTGGCCATACCTTGGTAGAACTCGCCAAAAAAAACCAAAAAATCATTGGGATAACCCCGGCCATGCCCACCGGAAGTTCCTTAAAGTACATGATGGAAGAAATTCCGGATAGGGCCTTTGACGTGGGCATTGCCGAACAACACGCCGTTACTATGGCAGCTGGGATGGTAGCCGAAGGGCTTGTCCCTTTCTGTACTGTTTACTCTACCTTTTTACAGCGTGCCTACGACCAAGTCATACACGATGTAGCCCTGCAAGGGCTTCCCGTTATCTTTTGCCTGGATCGTGCGGGATTGGTAGGGCAAGACGGGGCTACGCACCATGGCGTTTTTGATATTGCTTTCTTGAGGTGCATTCCCAACTTGATCGTATTTTGCCCATTGAACGAATCCGAATTGCGCAACATCATGTACACGGCACAACTTGGGCTAAAAAACCCAATTGCCATTCGTTACCCTAGAGGTAGGGGCGTGACCTTGGATTGGAGGACAAATTTTGAAAAGATAAATATCGGCACCGCAAAGGAAATCAAAAAAGGAACGAAAATTGCTATATTATCGGTCGGGCACATAGGAAACAGAATTTCTGAAATCATAGAACAAGCAGCATTTACCAAGGAAATAGGGCACTATGATATGCGTTTTGTAAAACCCCTGGATACCGATATGTTGAATACTGTTTTTAAAAAATATGAATCTATAATAACAGTTGAGGATGGCTGCAAAAAAGGTGGTTTTGGCACTGCCGTATTGGAATATGCCAGTGAGATGAATTTTAAAAACACCATAAAAATTTTAGGAATAGATGATACTTTTGTGGAACACGGAACGGTCGAGGAGCTTTATAAAATAGTGGGGCTGGACGATGAGTCAATAAAAAAACAAATTGAAAACCTGCTGAAACAATAG
- a CDS encoding inorganic phosphate transporter, which translates to MGENIYLFMIIALAVLAITDLVVGVSNDAVNFLNSAIGSKAISFRTIMIVASVGIAFGAISSSGMMEVARKGIFNPSEFVFAEIMIIFMAVMITDILLLDFFNTLGMPTSTTVSIVFELLGAAVAISLIKIVNLDGGFSDLPDYINTDKATEIILGILLSVVVAFSVGMIVQFVSRILISFKFQEKPKWVGAIFGGFAITSIIYFIIVKGLKSASIFSPGILVFINESPEMFLLVNFVLWTLLSWLVSSIFKLNIYTIIIVLGTFALAMAFAGNDLVNFIGVPLAALASYDGWVSSGALASEYTMEGLSTAVQTPTYLLLASGVIMVITLWFSSKAKNVVKTSVDLSRQDEGDERFEPNFLSRQIVKYSIKASENLGGIVPAAIVRKIDKQFEKPYVYIPKSKVQDLPAFDLVRAAVNLMVASVLISLATSMKLPLSTTYVTFMVAMGTSLADRAWGPESAVYRVAGVLNVIGGWFFTAFSAFTAAAIIAYIIHLGGIWAIGFLLIIAFALIGKNYLSHNKKMKESKLEEKLERAESKSIIGVIEESSSNISLTINRANKIYSQSIYGLSKHDIDILKKSKKGINKLDNEVEGLRDNIFYFIKNLDESSVGTSNFYITILSYLQDMTQSLEYIAKAGYKHVNNNHKKLRFNQIKDLKETDVYVGQFFSDIKEIFDSKDFLKLTELIVKKQDLFEKVDLKIQKQVERTRTDESSPKNTALYFSLLLETKDLLVATMNLLEIYDQHANVKV; encoded by the coding sequence ATGGGAGAAAATATTTATTTGTTCATGATTATCGCTCTGGCCGTTTTAGCGATAACGGACCTAGTGGTAGGGGTAAGTAATGATGCGGTCAACTTTTTGAATTCCGCAATCGGCTCAAAAGCCATTTCTTTTAGGACAATAATGATAGTGGCGAGTGTAGGCATCGCCTTTGGTGCCATCTCTTCCAGCGGAATGATGGAAGTGGCCCGAAAAGGTATCTTTAACCCATCGGAATTCGTATTCGCCGAAATCATGATCATCTTCATGGCGGTCATGATCACCGATATTTTATTGTTGGACTTTTTCAATACACTGGGGATGCCAACGTCTACGACAGTTTCCATTGTATTTGAGCTTTTAGGGGCTGCCGTAGCTATTTCTTTGATTAAAATCGTGAATTTGGACGGTGGTTTTAGCGACCTCCCAGATTATATCAATACAGATAAGGCAACCGAAATCATACTTGGTATTTTACTATCGGTCGTTGTAGCTTTCTCGGTAGGTATGATAGTACAATTTGTTTCCAGAATACTCATATCCTTTAAGTTTCAAGAAAAGCCGAAGTGGGTCGGTGCCATATTTGGCGGCTTTGCCATTACATCTATCATCTATTTCATCATCGTGAAGGGCCTTAAAAGTGCATCTATCTTCAGCCCAGGGATATTGGTGTTCATCAATGAAAGTCCCGAGATGTTCTTGTTGGTGAATTTTGTGCTCTGGACACTGTTGTCATGGTTGGTCTCTTCAATCTTCAAACTAAACATTTATACGATTATAATCGTTTTGGGAACATTCGCATTGGCCATGGCATTTGCAGGTAACGATCTGGTGAATTTTATCGGGGTGCCTTTGGCCGCTTTGGCATCTTATGATGGCTGGGTGTCATCGGGAGCATTAGCATCGGAATACACTATGGAGGGCCTTTCAACGGCCGTACAGACCCCAACATACCTCTTGTTGGCCTCCGGGGTAATCATGGTCATTACCTTGTGGTTTTCGTCCAAGGCAAAAAATGTCGTAAAAACCAGTGTAGATCTTTCCAGACAAGATGAAGGCGATGAACGTTTTGAACCTAATTTTCTTTCCCGTCAAATCGTAAAATATTCCATAAAAGCCTCGGAAAATCTAGGTGGAATAGTACCTGCGGCGATAGTTAGAAAAATTGACAAGCAATTTGAAAAACCGTATGTCTACATCCCAAAGAGCAAGGTCCAGGACTTGCCCGCATTTGACCTGGTACGTGCGGCCGTTAACCTCATGGTAGCCAGTGTACTCATATCTCTTGCCACATCAATGAAGTTACCGCTTTCCACAACGTACGTTACGTTTATGGTAGCCATGGGCACCTCTTTGGCGGACAGGGCCTGGGGTCCGGAAAGTGCAGTATATCGTGTTGCCGGGGTTCTTAATGTCATTGGCGGTTGGTTCTTTACCGCGTTCAGTGCCTTTACGGCCGCTGCGATTATTGCATATATTATTCATTTAGGGGGTATTTGGGCCATAGGTTTTCTGCTTATCATTGCTTTTGCGCTGATCGGTAAAAACTATCTCTCCCATAACAAAAAAATGAAGGAGAGCAAGTTGGAAGAAAAACTGGAAAGGGCCGAAAGTAAATCTATCATAGGGGTTATCGAGGAAAGTTCCTCGAATATTTCCCTTACCATCAACAGGGCCAACAAGATATACTCACAAAGTATTTATGGACTTTCAAAGCACGATATCGATATACTTAAAAAAAGTAAAAAAGGTATCAACAAACTGGATAATGAAGTAGAAGGGCTTCGTGACAATATATTCTATTTCATCAAAAATTTGGATGAATCGAGTGTGGGCACCAGTAACTTTTATATTACCATTCTTAGTTATTTGCAAGATATGACCCAATCTTTGGAATATATCGCAAAGGCGGGATATAAGCACGTCAACAACAATCACAAAAAATTACGGTTCAATCAAATCAAGGATTTAAAGGAAACCGATGTATATGTTGGCCAATTCTTTTCAGATATAAAAGAGATTTTTGATTCAAAGGACTTTCTTAAGCTTACAGAACTTATTGTCAAAAAACAAGATCTTTTCGAAAAGGTAGATTTGAAAATTCAAAAACAGGTAGAACGTACACGTACAGACGAATCCAGCCCAAAAAACACGGCCCTTTATTTTAGCCTGTTGTTGGAAACCAAGGATCTATTGGTCGCTACGATGAACCTATTGGAAATTTATGACCAACACGCCAATGTCAAGGTCTAA
- a CDS encoding cold-shock protein, which yields MTGTVKFFNESKGYGFITNDETGKDIFVHATSLNGIQLNEGDKVEYVEEEGRKGLVAGQVQVVG from the coding sequence ATGACTGGAACTGTAAAATTTTTTAATGAATCCAAGGGCTACGGATTTATTACCAACGACGAAACCGGAAAAGATATTTTTGTTCATGCCACTTCCTTGAACGGAATACAATTAAACGAAGGAGACAAAGTGGAATATGTAGAGGAAGAAGGTAGAAAAGGCCTTGTGGCAGGGCAGGTACAAGTAGTGGGGTAA
- a CDS encoding DUF6503 family protein: MLKILFFTITLAGCSLGMAQKISGEALLDKAIAYHDPNNHWNTLKTELTVTMTSPDTGKRVSNIIIDFPNEYFSLIATRNGVITEQILHKDDCRLSLNEDSDISKESAKKYRLTCERARMMKDYYTYLYGLPMKLKDPGTKIHPDVQQRGFKGKQYLVLKAEYEAKVGNDIWYFYFDPKTYAMKVYQFFHDEEKNDGEYILLKDEEIISDIKMPKTREWYYNLDDTYLGTDVLSKHI, translated from the coding sequence GTGCTCAAAATCCTCTTTTTTACCATAACCCTTGCAGGGTGTTCTTTGGGCATGGCCCAAAAAATTTCAGGGGAAGCACTATTGGACAAGGCCATTGCATACCACGACCCAAATAATCATTGGAATACCTTAAAAACGGAACTTACCGTTACCATGACCTCTCCCGATACCGGAAAACGGGTAAGCAATATCATAATCGATTTTCCAAACGAATATTTCTCCCTCATTGCAACAAGGAACGGTGTTATCACGGAACAAATTCTACATAAAGACGATTGCAGGCTATCCCTGAACGAGGATAGCGATATTTCCAAAGAAAGTGCAAAAAAATATCGGCTTACCTGCGAGCGTGCCCGTATGATGAAAGACTACTACACGTATTTGTACGGTCTGCCCATGAAATTAAAAGACCCCGGCACAAAAATACATCCAGATGTTCAACAAAGGGGTTTTAAAGGAAAACAATACTTGGTACTCAAAGCGGAATATGAGGCTAAGGTGGGAAACGACATATGGTACTTTTATTTTGATCCCAAGACCTATGCCATGAAAGTGTATCAGTTTTTTCACGATGAAGAAAAAAACGATGGGGAGTATATCTTACTAAAAGACGAAGAAATAATTTCAGACATTAAAATGCCCAAGACCAGGGAGTGGTATTACAATTTGGACGACACTTATTTAGGCACCGATGTTTTGTCCAAGCATATATAA
- a CDS encoding zinc-dependent metalloprotease, whose protein sequence is MKKTVLLAILTILCINYSSSAQLFKKKNKSKKEQAAKPSVKKGGIKKYNEVITKDAKTDEGLFHVHKIADDYFYEIPFSTLGKDMLWVSRISQIPNGLGGGYVNAGSKTNEQVVHWKRFQDKILIKVKSYNNVADSTKAISNSVQVNNYEPTLFAFDIKAFNTDSTAAVINVTDFFEQDILAISGLPSSLRKRYKVRKLDKARSFINSAKSFPENIEVKQDFTYEAAEPPSQASTGSISLQMNQSMILLPEKPMQPRLYDPRVGFFTVSQYDFGSDELKADRKTYIRRWRLEPKDSEAYARGELVEPVKPIVYYLDPGTPENLQKYIKQGIEDWQKPFETAGFKNAIIAKDAPTPEEDPDFSPEDIRYSVVRYVASTTRNAVGPSVSDPRSGEIIESDIIWYHNHLRSYRNRYLLETGAANPSARTLNTPDEEIGEMMRMVIAHEVGHALGFPHNMAASYSYPVESYRDGAFTQKNGIAASIMDYARYNYIAQPGDENIRFIRQMGPYDHYAVNWGYRRILDADSPEAERSTLNKWILEKDGDAKYKFGRQSSRFDPQSQAECIGDDPIAASDYGLKNLKYVANNLVEWTSGQTNNYEDLEELYGELLSVYSRYVGHVANNIGGVYENIKTPEQEGYIYTHLDKKSQQESMSWLHKNIFETPKWLVDKDILQNIDHAGHFEKVRRLQTRYLNSILSFDRIGRLIDAETINNEYYSALQMMQELSKGIWGEVDKKSNVDLYRRNLQRSYIERMAYLMTNEASKSRYSRPGFESTLFYNVETSDVRPLVRGELNRLSRKIRTAKNSGVNTITKYHYEDILARIDDLLEPNK, encoded by the coding sequence ATGAAAAAAACGGTATTGCTGGCAATTTTGACCATTCTTTGCATTAACTATTCATCATCTGCCCAGCTTTTCAAAAAGAAAAATAAATCCAAGAAAGAACAAGCTGCCAAACCATCGGTAAAAAAGGGTGGCATTAAAAAATATAATGAAGTCATTACGAAAGATGCAAAGACGGATGAAGGGCTTTTTCATGTACATAAGATAGCTGATGATTATTTTTATGAAATCCCATTTTCTACGTTGGGGAAAGATATGTTATGGGTAAGTAGAATTTCCCAAATTCCTAACGGTCTGGGTGGCGGTTATGTGAACGCAGGTTCCAAGACCAATGAACAGGTCGTGCACTGGAAACGTTTTCAGGATAAAATTTTGATTAAGGTAAAATCGTATAACAATGTTGCCGATAGTACAAAAGCCATTAGCAATTCGGTTCAGGTAAATAATTATGAGCCTACTTTGTTTGCTTTTGATATAAAAGCTTTCAATACTGATTCAACAGCAGCGGTAATCAACGTCACAGATTTTTTTGAACAGGATATTCTCGCCATAAGCGGTCTACCTTCCAGTTTAAGAAAGCGTTACAAAGTACGTAAGTTAGATAAGGCACGTAGCTTTATCAATAGCGCCAAGAGTTTCCCGGAGAATATCGAGGTCAAACAGGATTTCACCTATGAAGCCGCCGAGCCACCATCGCAAGCATCCACAGGTTCTATTAGTTTGCAGATGAACCAGTCTATGATCTTGCTTCCGGAAAAACCCATGCAGCCAAGGCTATATGATCCTCGGGTCGGTTTTTTTACGGTAAGCCAATACGATTTTGGCAGTGATGAGTTGAAAGCAGATAGAAAAACCTACATACGACGTTGGAGATTAGAACCCAAAGATTCAGAAGCGTACGCACGCGGAGAATTGGTTGAACCTGTTAAGCCCATTGTATATTATTTGGATCCCGGAACACCCGAAAACCTTCAAAAATATATAAAGCAAGGCATAGAAGATTGGCAAAAACCGTTTGAAACAGCCGGATTTAAAAATGCGATCATAGCTAAAGATGCACCAACTCCCGAAGAGGATCCCGATTTTAGTCCAGAAGATATTAGATACTCCGTAGTAAGATATGTAGCGAGCACCACAAGAAATGCCGTGGGGCCCAGTGTCTCCGACCCACGAAGCGGGGAAATCATCGAGAGCGATATAATTTGGTATCACAATCATTTAAGAAGTTATAGAAATCGATATTTATTGGAGACGGGTGCAGCCAACCCTTCCGCAAGAACCCTAAACACGCCCGATGAAGAAATAGGAGAGATGATGCGTATGGTGATTGCGCACGAGGTCGGGCATGCCCTCGGTTTTCCGCACAATATGGCCGCTAGCTATTCCTATCCCGTTGAATCATATAGGGACGGTGCATTTACACAAAAAAATGGTATCGCCGCCAGTATTATGGACTATGCCCGGTATAATTATATTGCTCAGCCCGGGGACGAGAACATTCGGTTTATACGCCAAATGGGACCATATGACCACTATGCGGTAAATTGGGGCTACAGACGCATATTGGATGCCGACTCACCCGAAGCTGAAAGATCAACTTTAAACAAGTGGATTTTGGAAAAAGACGGCGATGCCAAATACAAGTTTGGTCGTCAATCGAGTCGATTTGACCCACAGTCGCAGGCCGAATGTATTGGGGATGATCCAATAGCAGCTAGTGATTATGGTTTAAAAAATTTAAAATATGTGGCCAATAACCTTGTAGAGTGGACTTCTGGCCAAACGAATAATTATGAAGATTTAGAGGAGCTCTATGGCGAATTGTTGAGTGTGTACAGTAGGTATGTAGGCCATGTGGCCAATAATATAGGTGGCGTGTATGAGAATATCAAAACTCCAGAGCAAGAAGGGTATATTTATACCCACTTGGATAAAAAATCACAGCAGGAATCGATGTCGTGGCTGCACAAAAATATTTTTGAAACACCCAAATGGCTTGTTGACAAGGATATTTTACAAAATATAGACCATGCGGGCCATTTTGAAAAAGTAAGGAGATTGCAGACAAGATATTTAAACTCTATTTTGAGCTTTGATAGGATAGGTAGGTTGATTGATGCTGAAACCATCAACAATGAATATTATAGCGCATTACAGATGATGCAAGAACTATCCAAAGGTATTTGGGGAGAGGTTGATAAAAAATCCAATGTAGACCTGTATCGTAGAAATTTACAGCGTTCCTATATTGAGCGTATGGCCTATCTAATGACCAATGAAGCATCCAAGAGCAGGTATTCCAGACCAGGGTTTGAAAGTACATTGTTCTATAATGTAGAAACTTCGGATGTACGGCCACTTGTACGTGGTGAGCTGAACAGGCTTTCCAGAAAAATTAGAACCGCAAAAAACTCAGGGGTAAATACGATTACCAAATATCATTATGAGGATATACTCGCAAGAATAGACGATCTTTTAGAACCCAATAAATAA
- a CDS encoding DUF3078 domain-containing protein: MHRILFYIFLFCSVLKLVAQDSIPEVAVDTTRIDTIVIRSTQEKIKFIPRSVELSNPVITFKKTKPLTKPFKRFRVPSFWEKINEFGMNISEVAFVNWNAGGNNAITGLGNLRFARNYKFRYVQWDNELALRYGLNAQEERKLRKTDDAIRLSSTFGYRRDTISNWYYSVKANFNTQFANGFKYPDRTTPISRFMAPGYLFLGAGTSYIPEGQKFNLYISPLTQKATFVLDEDLANRGAFGVKKAVVAADGTILEEGENIFMELGFLVTNTWEKEVWKNVFMRHRMSLYTDYLRSFGNVDLDWELNFDLVVNKYINASIGTHVIFDDDIKFDRQVATDGTVIDPGTPRIQFKQVLGVGVKYSF; the protein is encoded by the coding sequence ATGCATCGTATTCTCTTTTATATATTTCTTTTTTGTTCCGTTCTAAAGTTGGTCGCCCAGGACAGTATTCCCGAAGTTGCTGTAGATACTACAAGAATCGATACCATAGTCATACGCTCCACACAGGAAAAAATTAAGTTTATACCCCGAAGTGTAGAGCTGTCAAATCCCGTTATCACTTTTAAAAAAACAAAACCGCTCACAAAACCGTTCAAACGTTTTAGGGTGCCGTCTTTTTGGGAAAAAATAAACGAGTTCGGCATGAATATAAGTGAAGTGGCCTTTGTAAACTGGAATGCGGGTGGGAACAACGCCATTACCGGGCTCGGCAATCTAAGATTCGCCAGAAACTACAAGTTCAGATACGTACAATGGGACAACGAACTGGCGCTACGCTACGGTCTTAATGCCCAGGAAGAACGTAAGTTGAGAAAAACCGATGATGCCATAAGGCTAAGTTCTACTTTTGGATACCGTAGGGATACCATAAGTAACTGGTACTACTCCGTAAAAGCGAACTTTAACACACAGTTTGCCAACGGTTTCAAATATCCGGACAGGACAACACCCATATCGCGGTTTATGGCACCGGGCTATTTATTTCTTGGAGCGGGAACTTCTTATATCCCGGAGGGGCAAAAATTTAACTTATACATATCCCCTTTAACGCAAAAGGCCACTTTCGTGTTAGACGAGGACTTGGCCAACAGAGGGGCTTTTGGGGTCAAAAAAGCAGTTGTGGCCGCAGACGGCACCATCCTGGAAGAAGGGGAGAACATTTTTATGGAACTTGGTTTTTTGGTCACGAACACGTGGGAGAAAGAGGTTTGGAAAAACGTTTTTATGAGGCATCGCATGAGTTTGTATACCGATTATCTTAGGAGTTTTGGTAATGTAGATCTAGATTGGGAACTTAATTTTGATCTGGTCGTGAACAAGTACATAAATGCATCAATAGGTACGCACGTAATTTTTGATGACGATATCAAATTTGATAGACAGGTTGCTACCGATGGTACCGTGATTGACCCTGGAACACCGCGCATACAGTTTAAGCAAGTCTTGGGCGTAGGGGTAAAATATAGTTTTTAA
- a CDS encoding nucleoside deaminase produces the protein MILPFDDAYFMKRAIQEAEAAFEKGEVPIGAVIVVQNKIIARAHNLTEQLNDVTAHAEMQAITAAANFLGGKYLQNCTLYVTLEPCQMCAGALYWSQISKIVYAATDTERGFGAMGTKLHPKTEIVGGIMENEAADLLKRFFIQRRNLN, from the coding sequence ATGATTCTCCCGTTTGACGATGCATATTTTATGAAAAGGGCAATACAGGAAGCAGAGGCCGCTTTTGAAAAGGGAGAAGTTCCTATTGGTGCCGTTATCGTGGTTCAAAACAAGATTATCGCAAGAGCGCACAATCTTACCGAACAATTGAACGATGTCACCGCACATGCCGAAATGCAGGCAATAACGGCAGCGGCTAATTTTTTAGGCGGTAAGTATCTTCAAAACTGCACGCTTTATGTAACGTTGGAACCTTGCCAAATGTGCGCCGGGGCCTTGTATTGGAGCCAAATATCAAAGATAGTGTATGCTGCCACCGATACGGAAAGGGGCTTTGGGGCCATGGGCACAAAATTACATCCTAAAACCGAAATCGTAGGGGGGATTATGGAAAACGAAGCTGCGGATTTATTGAAACGTTTCTTTATCCAAAGAAGAAACTTGAACTAG
- the dgt gene encoding dGTP triphosphohydrolase, with protein MNWEQLLSLKRYGDSGKRLRKEQDETRLGFEVDYDRIIFSSAFRSLQDKTQVIPLSETDFVHTRLTHSLEVSVVGRSLGRLVGKELLQKHPHLHEVHGYRFNDFGAIVAAASLAHDIGNPPFGHSGEKAIGEYFKNGNGQKFKSLLTQKEYQDIIDFEGNANGFRLLTENREGVKGGLRLSYSVLGAFMKYPKESLPKKPTKHIADKKFGFFQTEKDTFKEIAGELGLIQTRNGEDISFHRHPLTFLVEAADDICYTIIDFEDGINLGLIPEDFALEYLIKLVKDRINTKKYNAMAFMEDRLSYLRALAINTLIQDAVAVFLANETAILRGDFTVSLMDKSEYKAQIADIIDVSVKKIYQSKEVIEKEIAGYKILADILDVYTHALIRKKDGTTSNYHDLMLKTLPKPYQNTDVSFYRILLNACCYVASLSDSAAVHIHNKIMGREL; from the coding sequence ATGAATTGGGAACAATTACTCTCTTTAAAACGCTATGGTGATAGCGGCAAAAGGTTGCGAAAAGAACAAGATGAAACCCGTTTGGGTTTTGAGGTCGACTATGACCGTATTATTTTTTCGTCGGCCTTTAGGAGTCTACAGGACAAAACACAAGTAATTCCCCTTTCCGAGACCGATTTTGTGCACACACGCCTAACCCATAGTCTAGAAGTATCGGTTGTAGGTCGTAGTCTTGGTAGGCTGGTGGGCAAAGAGCTTTTGCAAAAACATCCGCATTTACATGAAGTACATGGGTATAGGTTCAATGATTTTGGAGCCATAGTCGCTGCGGCATCCTTGGCGCACGACATAGGTAACCCGCCTTTTGGGCATAGCGGTGAGAAAGCTATCGGGGAGTACTTCAAAAATGGGAACGGACAAAAATTCAAATCGCTCCTGACCCAAAAAGAGTATCAAGATATTATTGATTTTGAAGGCAACGCCAATGGGTTTCGATTGTTGACGGAAAATAGGGAAGGGGTGAAAGGCGGACTCAGATTAAGTTATTCGGTTCTAGGTGCATTTATGAAATACCCCAAAGAATCGCTACCCAAAAAACCCACAAAACACATCGCGGACAAAAAATTTGGTTTCTTTCAGACTGAAAAAGATACTTTTAAAGAAATCGCTGGCGAACTTGGTTTGATACAGACGAGAAATGGGGAGGATATCAGTTTTCATCGCCACCCCTTAACTTTTTTGGTAGAGGCTGCCGATGATATTTGCTACACCATAATCGACTTTGAAGATGGTATCAATCTTGGCCTGATACCCGAGGATTTTGCTTTGGAATACTTGATCAAATTGGTCAAGGACCGTATCAATACCAAAAAGTACAATGCCATGGCATTTATGGAGGATAGGCTAAGCTATCTGCGTGCCTTGGCCATAAATACGTTGATACAAGATGCCGTGGCTGTTTTTCTGGCCAATGAAACTGCTATTTTACGGGGAGACTTCACGGTTTCACTCATGGATAAAAGCGAATACAAAGCCCAAATAGCCGATATCATCGACGTGAGTGTCAAAAAAATATATCAATCCAAGGAAGTCATAGAAAAAGAGATTGCAGGCTATAAAATCTTGGCCGATATTTTAGATGTTTATACGCATGCCTTAATAAGAAAAAAGGACGGGACTACATCAAACTATCACGACCTCATGCTCAAGACCCTGCCCAAACCCTATCAAAATACCGATGTCTCTTTTTATAGAATATTGCTAAATGCCTGCTGCTATGTAGCTAGCCTTTCCGACAGTGCTGCAGTACATATTCATAACAAAATTATGGGGAGAGAGCTTTAA